TTGTGTTTGGTTATGACGGCCCTGTTGCCTAGGGGAgagaggaaggaaggaagataGGGAAGAGGGAGGTCTCTGCGAGAAGCACAGAAAAAGAAACAGGAGAGATGATCGAAGAGAATTAAGATGAACCTCTAGTAAAAACTCCTATAGTCCTATACTTCAGGTTTTTCTGGAAGTTGTTTTCCCCTGGCTCTTGCTTCAGGCCTGTCTGGCCGGCATGCTGGGTTGCCCAGTGGGAGCACGGGGTGGAAGTTGTTTTTCTGCCCCCTACAGTGTGTCTCTCCTGCCCCAGGCTGTGGGCAGAGGGCCAGGGGGAAGGGGCTGTGAGCTGGGCAGGGGGGCTGCTGGGAAAGGTGGAGGTTTTGGGCAGGGGGCCAGGCTCAAAGGTGGAGGGGGTAGAGGAGGGGTGAGAGGTCAGGGATGTGGAATGTGACTAGGTAAAGTGATAAGACACAGGTTTAGTTAGACCACCATTCCACCATTTTGCTTTTCCCTGTGTTCCATCATGTTTGAATGATCGTATTTACAAGTGCTCATAAAAGTAGGGAATTGGTTACTTTTTTTAGGCTCTTGTGGGATGGCAGTTAAAGATTTAGTGTGGAAGTGAAGTGGTATTGATCATAAGAAGTTGTAATTGGGTGTTTCTTCAATTGCATGCACTTTTGTACTTTTGAAAATTTTATTgtaaatcattttcacacaaataTTGAGAtggtttatgtttatttaatcgTTTGTTTACATTATTATAGTTTGTGTAATGTACTGTTAATGACAAATAGTGATAATACTTGTTGTAAATAGGAACTTGATTGCAGCATTACTTTGGATCTTAGTCATGGTAGGcaccatattttttatttttttatttttttttttatttttttattttttggcgtttttgcctttattatgataggacagtgatcagacaggaagcgaagtgggagagagagagggggacgggatcgggaaaggaccacgagccgggactcgaactcgggtcgccCGAAGCGCATTAGCGCTACATGTCGGCGCGCTACCCATGAGGCCACCGGCGCCGACTGTAGGCACCATATTTAATTGGACATGAATAAAACCTCTGCTGTGAAACGTAAAGTCCGTTCAATGGGTTGTAATGTTTTAAGGTCCTAAGTCATGTCTAATATACACAACCTATGTTTTTggagtttttggtttgtttggaAACAGGTAATTTCAGTATTTTATCAGCTAAACAACTTTATATAGACTCTACATCTTGCCTTGTTTTTTATGTCAAATTAAATATGGTGcctactaggggtgtgacgagacgggtatctcacaAGACGAGACGAGATGGCGAAAtgcatgactagaaaaaatattctgcaggtgtatttgaaatgttttaactaatcatcttgtaatcaATGTCATTTCAATTCTACTTTCAGAGTTATGAATTATCATTTGCAGTAAAAGaaaacaatactcaagtactgtaaaatgttttgctactaactcaactgactgacttctttcccgtatgatttcagtctcttcagaccttactgtacatgatttatgagctacaacttttgacctcctaactgaactcctttccacaaactgatcatagaaatagaACAGTATAATtgaaaatggtaacactttacaataaggtctcatttattaacattaatgtattaaccatcatcaactaacaatgagcaatatatttgctacagtatttattaatctttgtttatgttagttgataaaaatagtcattcattgttagttcatgatagttcatagtgctttaactaatgttaacaaatgaaaccttattgtttgtgcttaataagattaagagaaaactgttattcatttttatggtaacactttacaataagtgcaaccataatcacactctctcaatattcaaagtgcaaataagaccaaatttttctttgatacagagctaagagatggttacaactacacagcccagcctaagatagctttcatattgagagatatctgtattcatcagggagccgctttcaaaatgcggggtactgaaatcgcgtttgaatgcgcgcttgtgtttactttcactttcagcgatcgcgcgtaactctgtaaatatggagcggcggcgaccgttatccaactgaattaaatgttttttattttaatacaaagcaaaacgataGTGGAGGCTTAATGTAAACGTagtggtggcatattctttcctaatcatcctaaacactctgtcatggcaacatcacgagactacttttcgccttgacgagaaatctcgtcacacccctagtgccTACCCTTACTAAGGTCCATTACTATGTTAATTAGCATTGCTTGAGGGTATCAGCATTAGCATGTTGATGTCTGTGGTCACTGATAAAATTTTCCCCACATTTTAGAATAAATTTTTGGTGTAGTTCTgaagttaaccctctggagtctgaggctgatttggggcctggagaagttttgacatgccctgacatttgtgcttttttcagttgttcataaacatattaatgacacaagtgtcattacactgtattcagcacaaactaggctaccataatatgtgaggaacatgtgtgtacatgtttgtgtttttgaaggaataacgtttatgcgtggttactgaaaaaacaaaaaacttaagtcactgatataaggccaataaaagtatattaaatctgtgttcacaagacttttgggtattgaaggttgtagactagagtttttgcttcaaaattatgtaaaaattatgctgactactctttcatttataacaatatactgatttagtttttgtaagacactttttgccaagaaacacggtatgcgaggaggcgtgaatctccatgaataatggctcattctcacctgtgaagacaaaagaattgaatagtaatgacctgaaaagacttgcatattaatgaggcatttcagtcaggtaggctgtgaaaaaaaacttctgtgatgtctcaagctcatcatggtatatgaaacatacagaaaaattttattacaatataaaataatggttttatattatactttaaaatataatgtatttctgcgatgcaaagagtctgaatataggcttttagtttaaaagcatgcacatttggagaaatataggattctcatatgtttatgtcaattttctatacagaggagttattttttatttaatattcattgttatctctatgagcgctggtgtttgcaattcatactgcagccggagggcgctctgtgcattttagtccacaaattcacctaagaagaagacgatattccatgaatggtgtttaccaattcatactacagccggagggcgctaaagaaacaaaaactcacttaaaacttatcaatagaagaaaacaaacaggaatttactgaatgtcttccagagatcgctaaccatggctttttcatccagataaacaattttcaaggcaataaatacacgattgagatgatgaatgcatgtgttgtctctgaatttgcctgtgaatagcgctggctccgtgggtgtggccgcattagtgggtaatgagctgaatcacggacttctgacatggctctcttttcatacagattacataaacacagaatgtttgttttcgatttgacttgcacgatttaaaacctgacatttcaacgttttgttagacataagtatgatttttttgtgattagtattcactaagttacacttcattttctgagaactatcagattggacttcgttcagagggagatgagagatcacgcatcatgttagttttctttattttacaaaaagcacaacattttgtttttactctgagtgtatacaaataaaaggagatattctatagtttcaattgatggattacttatgtttctatgacaaaaaaatgacggagtattttaagtctgttttgctgcaatgtgaaaaaaaacctgcaaaacgcgccggcgcgtttttagacctcagagtgttaaacctTTGTGAGAAAATGTCAAGCTTCTCCAGCAATAATACACAACATTTTGATGGtaaaaaaatgtactgtaaacTTTCTGGCTTTCCAAGTCTGGACTTGgaagaatatttgtttttgatgaCAGGCACTTTCTGAGTTTTTCTGAAGCAAAAGTATGATTTAATTAGTTAAAAAGTGCTTCAGGACAAAGCAAGATCTTAGTAGTGGCATCTAACCTAGATGAATGATAAGATTAATCAGGCCAAAACCAGGATGTTTGCCTTCATTTGCCTTCAAGTTTGAATAGAATATGTTTGAATGAATGTTAAACTGGTTTAGTGTTGGTGTGGTTGTTGTCGAAGTGGGCATATTTAACCTCGTCTCCCATGTATTATAAATTTCAGTGTGCTAATCATTGTGGAACGGCTGTATTGTTTTTGGATGGTGTGTTGTTCCAGAAGGGGAACAGCAGTGCTGTATGTCATAAGTGTGGGTCTGCTGTATGCCTCCAAGCGCTAATGAACACACTAGCCTGTTTTGGCTCTGACGATTGGCTCGTGTCGGTAGGGGCATTCACAAAATCCACAGCTTTGGTGTTGGGAGAGATGGAGGGGATCTCTTTTTTTCATTCTCTATCTGGCTTTCTCCCCCCCTCCTCTATCTGTCCTTGTATCTGATAAAGAGGAGGGAGGACAGACATCAGACTGAGCACGTCTTCATTACCGTCTTCCACCACGCTTCCGGCCCCGCATGCCAGTGCTTTGGCTAGCCCATTAACTGGCCTGATGTGGTTCAGCCCAGCCCGGTCCAGTGGAGGCATGGGGGTCTGCACAGGGTGGGGGGGTCTGCTCTTGAATCTCCTAGAATTATCTGCAGATTAGATGCTGGGGTGGCTGCAGCCATCACCATGTGTTTCTGTTATCATGCTCCCAATTACCAGGCCCTGTTCGAGGCAGGGTGGCAGGCCCATCCCTGGACATCAGAATGTGTCCTTCTGCCAGTCCTGTCTTCCCATTCTTCCCTCCCTCGCTACACCCTTCCATCCTGTGCTCCACCCCTCCACATGGGACAGGCTGGCGAGGAGAAGGCCAGCGCCAGGGGCAACCACCAGAGCAGCCTGTTAATTCGGTAATGAGTCACAACATGAAAGAAAGTTTGGGGATGGAATGTGGAACAAGTGAGGAACAAACTGTcagagagggagaaagaggaATCTGAAAAGAAAAGGAAGGTCGATTGAGCCTGTAAATGTATAAGAACAGGAGCGTTGAATGAGCCCCATGTTTTCATGCCCATTCCAGGCGCCggttcttttctctctctcgctctctctctctcatcccctcacttttttctttctgtttcttttctaATTTAACTTTTCATTGAAATTTCTTACCCTGTTTAGTGCTCTTGCCAAGTCCCCCGGCGGACAGATGACAAAAGCCCCCTAAAAGCCATGTGATCTTCCATTTTCCGACAGCCACACTTCTGAGGATTAAAGCTATTTAATGACTATAATCTCCCTCTTTCTCAAAAGTGATTTCTCACATTCTGTCGCAGTCAGAGGGATTGCATTAGCATTAATAGATTTATAATTCGCCAGAATGACCACATGTGCcaggaggttttttttttctttaggcTCCATTCTTTTCCTCTCCTCTGCCTTTTTTCCCCTCCTTTTTTCTGGCTCTGAACTCAAGCAAGTGTTTCTTTGTATCTCTTGCACTGTGGTACATGTCTGTGTCTCAGCAGGACAGCCTACCTGTCAGTCGGCACCCCCACCGTCACCACTATACCCGCCCCCTCTCACCTCCACAGTGGCTGGATCAGAGAATGGCCTGTCAGGGGCCACAGTCTCATTGTGCAGCCAAAGAATTCACCACGGTTAAGTCCCTTATGGGCTTTTCATCCGAGCTCTTTCATTGGGCCACTGCAACACTTTCTCTCCCGTGTTGCAAGGGTTTTAAGTTGTGTTGGGACGGCTCTTATCCTGACACGGGCACAAAAGCATGAGAACAGAACAGGGGGAAGGCACTGTACTTGAAGGAAGGAGGGGAAAGAGGCAGAGGAGGTGTGTGAGAGGTGGGCTGGTCTGTCTTACGCCAAATGTAATCTGAGAAAGAGatgttaaaacaaaaaatgaaagggGTACAAAGAGGATGCACATGGACACAAACTTgagtaccttttttttttttttacctatacattctttgtattttgtcatttttctttattctctCTCTATTTTTTAGATTTTAGTTGATAGATTAAGacaacatatttatttatttttaaagtattaaaaatgCCATAAACCAAAAAACTTTGTTATAGTTACATCATCATACTTTCAAGATTCCCTTTCAGCTTTTCAAAGACAATTCAGAATGCCCTTTTTTAAAATCACCATttccttttattttgtttaacagTAGGGGAATTAAATAccattatatattaaatgtattaatttagctTGAGATGCCACAATGCAAGTTATTAACGCTTAAATTGTAAATCTGAATCTTACAAAAGTGTACTTGGGAAATGGGAAAATGGGAAAGGCACCAATTTCATAGAATGACCTCTTTATTTAGAAAGGCTTCCTTGCTCCTATTTTCAAAACAATGTCACACTTTCTTCTCTTATTTTACTCCTTTACTGATATCtctatttttaactttttcttTACTCCTGCTCTGAATTCATTTCTCGCTTAGAGCTAAATTCATAATTCATGGTTTTACAAATTTCTACCCACAAACCCCCGTGGAGATTTATTTGTTCTGCACAGCACCTACATTTTAAAGTGGATCGATTCATCACTTGAATTTATTTTCTACAAATTCTGCTGTGCTCACCTTTGTGTAATGGGAGAGTAGTGGGCGGAAGTAAAATCCTACAACTGCCATATGGAGTTGAAGTTATTAGTTTATACAATACACGCTGAGGTGATGcactttctttgttctttttttccttttcccaTTGCATTAGGTCGTAGATTGTGACTCTGTTTCAGTGGGTTTTTCATTTCTAATTAGAATACTGAGCATAGGGGGCCATTGTTACATTTGGCTTCTGAGTACAGATGAAGCTTTTAGAGGATGTGGGGCATTATCCTCtgtaaacatacatttttttggCTCTGTTATACCAGAGGCTTTTTCAACGCATTAAGAGTGAACATACAACTTAgagaaaataaagcaaacaaacagTGCACTGATAGAAAATTCTGTGTTTGTCTGAGCCGCAGTGGGACTTTGTGCTTGCAGCATCCCTGCTCAATAAGTCATGAGCTCTCTCCCTTGCTTTCCTTCGGAGTCTGCTGGTTGAGATGCTAAATAGATGACGTGTGGACTGTGTCAGGCCCCATCAGATTGCACAAAGCAGGAGAATTAAGAGCAACCAGCTTTGTATATCTTTGTATAATGTATGCCTGCATTAATCTAGACTGGCTGTGTGTTTGCACAAACAGcgaaaaaacataaataatccAGTGCTATGATTTTGTATGCATTGTCCAGTAAGAGGGCCTTCCTTTCTGAATGTGCTCTAATCACTTTTGAGAAGCTTTTCAATCTGGTGACCATAATGAAAATATGATAAAGCAGATTCAAATCTGGGGGATATGGGTATGAGCTTGTTTGCTGAGGGAGgataagaggataaaaaaaaaatacatctttgTCCTTATTTCTCTATTCTTGTGGGGTTTGCTGTCTTTAGTTCTTTGCttctattttgatattttctctgcctctttaacattttaattctgtCTGTGTTTTGCATTGCAGATGGTGATGATGACCCGGGGCTCTCCTGGGTGGCGTCCTCTCCCTCTAGCAAAGACGTGGCATCGCCGTCACAGATGCTAGGGGATGGCTGCTGCGATATGGGCATGGGCACAGGGGAGGAAGAAGGGGGCTCTGGCCTGCCTTATCCCTGCCAGTTCTGCGACAAGTCCTTCAGTCGCCTCAGCTACCTGAAAGCGCCACGAGCAGATCCACAGTGACAAGCTGCCCTTCAAATGCACCTTCTGCAGTCGTTTGTTCAAACACAAGCGCAGTCGTGATCGTCACGTCAAGCTGCACACCGGTGACAAGAAGTACAGTTGCCAGGAGTGCGAGGCAGCATTTTCTCGCAGCGATCATCTCAAGATCCACCTCAAGACACACAGTTCCAGCAAACCATTCAAGTGCAGCATTTGTAAGCGTGGCTTCTCTTCCACCTCCTCTCTACAAAGTCACATGCAAGCCCATCGGAAGAACAAGGAACACCTGGCAAAGAAAGACCAGGGTAAGCGTGATGGATCTAGCAGTGACGTAGCTGACCAGGACCAGGACCTATATATGTGTGATTACTGCGAGGAGACGTTCAGTCAGACAGATGAACTTGAGAAACATGTGCTGACGCAGCATCCCCAGCTCTCAGACCGTGCAGAGCTGCAATGCATCCACTGCCCTGAAATCTTCAGCGATGAAGGCACTCTACTCACCCATATTGATAGAACGCACGCCAACAAGAAACACAAGTGTCCCATGTGCGCTGAGCAGTTCCCATCTGTAGAGGATGTCTATTGCCATCTTGACAGCCACCGGCAGCCAGACTCCAGCAACCACAGTGCCAGTCCTGATCCGGTCTTGGGCAGTGTGGCATCAATGAGCAGTGCTACGCCTGATTCCAGTGCCTCCCTGGAGAGAGGATCAACCCCAGACTCTACTCTCAAACCTGGACAGAGCAGACGCAAACTTGCACCTTCTTCTGACCATGACGATGGAAGCTGGTCAGGTAAAGTGACCTACAGTTGTCCATATTGCTCCAAGAGAGATTTCAACAGCCTGGCTGTCCTGGAGATTCATCTGAAGACTATCCATGCAGACAAACCTCAACAGAGCCACACTTGCCAGTTGTGTCTGGAAACCCTGCCTACGCTCTATAACCTTAATGAGCATGTGCGCAAAGCACATAGATCCAGTGGGAGCTCTGCCTCAAACTTTCCCCTTCTGCAGTTCAGTAATGTTTCAGCCTTTCATTGCAACTACTGTCCTGACATGTTTGCAGACATCAACAGCCTGCAAGAGCACATCCGTGTTTCTCATTGCTTATCCGGTGGTGTTGTTGCTGGATCCACCACTTTGGAGGGCAACCATGCTTTCTTCTGCAACCAGTGCTCCATGGGCTTCCTTACAGAGTCCTCACTCACAGAGCACATTCAACAGACCCATTGCAGCAGTGGGGGTGGTGTGACCAAGATGGAGTCTCCAGTCTTGCAGCCCTCGCAGTCCTTCATGGAAGTGTATTCTTGCCCTTACTGCACCAACTCTCCCATCTTTGGTTCCCTCCTCAAACTCACTAAACACATTAAGGAGAATCACAAGAACATCCCACTTGCCAACAACAAGCGCAAGGTCAAAGTGGCAGACTTGAGCCCAGCCTCATCTGATGTGGAGATATCCTCCCCCAAACGCCATAGGGTAACTGGTGACAGCACTCCAGCAGTTGCTAATGGAGACTATCCCTGCAATCAGTGTGACCTTCGATTTACCAGCTTTGAGGGCTTCCAAGCCCATCTCAAGTCCCACCTGGAACTGCTGCTGAGGAGGCAGTCTTGCCCACAATGCAACAAAGAGGACTTTGATTCTCAAGAGGCACTGCTTCAGCACTTGACCATTCACTACACTACCACTTCCACCCAGTATGTCTGTGAGAGCTGCGACAAACAGTTCTCTTCTGTAGATGATCTGCAAAAGCACTTGCTAGACATGCATACCTTTGTGCTGTACCACTGCACACTGTGTCAGGAAGTATTTGATTCAAAGGTCTCTATACAAGTCCACCTGGCCGTCAAGCACAGCAATGAGAAGAAAATGTATCGTTGTACGGCCTGTGCTTGGGACTTCCGCAAAGAAAGTGACCTACAATTACACGTGAAGCACAGTCATTTGGGTCATCCTACCAGTACAGGGGCAACTGGGAAAGcacgcaaatgcatattctGTGGGGAGACATTTGGCACAGAAGTAGAGCTCCAGTGTCACATCACTACCCACAGTAAAAAGTATAACTGCCGGCTCTGTGGGAAGGCTTTCCATgccattgtcttgttggaaagACATCTCAGAGAGAAGCACTGCATTTTTGATGGAGGAAATGGCAACGGAAATGGAGGCAGCCAAAATGGAACACCTAACGGGGTAACTCAAAGCTCTAAGCGTTCCACAGCAGGATCGACTGCAGCTGCTGAGCAAGCAGATTTGCAGAACATGCTGTTAAAAGGAGGAAGTCAGGAAACGGCAAACAGCCATGAAGCCAGCGGTGGTGAAGAGGAGCTGGATGCCTCAGAGCCAATGTATGCCTGTGACATCTGTGGTGCAGCATATACCATGGAGTCTCTTCTCCAAAATCACCGCCTTCGAGACCACAATATCAGGCCTGGTGAGGACGATGCAGGCTCTAGAAAAAAGAAGGCTGACTTCATCAAGGGTAACCACAAGTGCAATGTTTGCTCGCGGACATTCTTTTCTGAGAACGGCTTGAGGGAACATGCCCAGACGCACCGTGGCCCGGCGAAGCACTACATGTGTCCCATCTGTGGTGAACGCTTCCCTTCACTCCTTACTCTCACTGAGCACAAGGTCACCCACAGCAAGAGCCTGGACACAGGCACCTGCCGTATCTGCAAGATGCCCCTGCAGAGCGAGGAAGAGTTTATCGAGCACTGCCAGATGCACCCTGATCTGAGGAACTCCCTCACAGGCTTCCGCTGTGTTGTTTGCATGCAAACTGTCACCTCGACACTCGAACTGAAGATCCATGGAACTTTTCACATGCAGAAGCTCTCGTCCTCTGGGGTCAGCGGCGGAGGAGGAGGATCAGCCTCATCATCTCCAAATGGCCAGCTGCAGGCTCACAAACTCTATAAATGTGCCCTTTGTCTCAAAGACTTCAAGAATAAGCAAGAGCTGGTCAAGATTGATGTCAACGGCCTGCCTTATGGTCTTTGTGCTAGCTGCATGAGTCGGGGCACAAATGGCCAGTCCCCAACTGTTGTTGTCACCCCCCAAGAAGGGGAGAAGGGCACCAATGGACTGCGCTGCCCAGAGTGTGCTGTTAAATTTGAGACCCTGGAAGACCTGGAAAGCCATGTTCAAGTGGACCATCCTGAGATGAGCCCTGAGACCAGTGGAGCTAAGAAAGTTACGGATGCTTCACCTGTCCCTAAAGTAAGTGTCAATCCTAACCCCTATGAAAACCTGATATTCTTTATGCTAAAACTATCTCaattatattttcttttgtctgAAAGGATATTAAAAGTATTTGATAGTTCTACATTAAACCAGaagatcaaagatgactcttaGCCATTGTCCACAAGCACTGGGCCTtttgacagaaatgttttattacaaaatgGTTTTGTATTTGCTTAGGGTGTTTTTTAGGTCATTTGAGGTTTTCCTCTAGTTCTCAAATTTGTGTTCTTTCTCTACcttttctctttttgtgtttcttttcctATTATCTCTTTTCTTTTGGCAGTTCAAAAAAGAATTTTATGCAATTTCTTTTGAAAAGGGGAGTCATTGCCAGCAACCATTTTCTGGCAGTATTTTTAGTGTATAAGTTCCCTGTGTTCCCAAAGTGTTCTGAGTCAAAGAGAGATGTGTGAATTCATGGCTACATTACTACTGGTCCCAGAGGGTTCAGCAGCCTCATCCTGCTGGGCTATTGTACAGCCTGTTCGCTTCACTAGATATTGACAGTGAACTTCCAGGGACGCTCAATCTTTACCTGTGCTTTTGTCTCAGCTCAGTGTAACAGATAGGAGAATCACTGCCTTTTCCCTTTCGTTGCAGCAGGATAGGTTGGGTGTTTGTGAATGTGTGGAGAATTAAAAAAGCCTGTTCAATGTGAATTCCAATCCTGTATCTTTCCTTGTAGAAGAAGACGTATCAGTGCATCAAATGCCAAATGACCTTTGAGACAGAACGAGAGATCCAGATCCATGTTGCCAATCATATGATCGGTAAGTTGACCCCATAGTTTCCTCTGCTAGTGAGCGTGcgttcgtgtgtgtgtgtgtgtatgtgtgtgagcgcacgcgtgcgtgtgtgtttggATGCTTGCCAGTCGCTCCTCCTGCTTTCCTACCCTTATTTGCTGCCTTAGTCTTGCCCCAGCACTCTCTCTCACTCCCTGCACACAGGTGTGAGACAGACAGGTGAAATGAACAGCTCTATTTCTGGAAGTGCAGACATCGCTCTCAACAGCTGTTCCATTGTTTAACACTTGACTACGCAGCTGAGGCCTCGGCTGCAGGTCTGATTGCTCTGTTAACTCTTCACCATGCAGCCGAGACTAGGACTGCAGGTCTCGCTCCTTCAGCAAAGGCCAACAAACAATTAGGTTCTATTTTATTCCACTTCATTTAATTCCTGTAGTCTGTTGTGGACAATTACACAGATTTTGCTCTTTGTTGCAGA
The Megalobrama amblycephala isolate DHTTF-2021 linkage group LG19, ASM1881202v1, whole genome shotgun sequence DNA segment above includes these coding regions:
- the znf423 gene encoding LOW QUALITY PROTEIN: zinc finger protein 423 (The sequence of the model RefSeq protein was modified relative to this genomic sequence to represent the inferred CDS: deleted 1 base in 1 codon) — protein: MLGDGCCDMGMGTGEEEGGSGLPYPCQFCDKSFSRLSYLKRHEQIHSDKLPFKCTFCSRLFKHKRSRDRHVKLHTGDKKYSCQECEAAFSRSDHLKIHLKTHSSSKPFKCSICKRGFSSTSSLQSHMQAHRKNKEHLAKKDQGKRDGSSSDVADQDQDLYMCDYCEETFSQTDELEKHVLTQHPQLSDRAELQCIHCPEIFSDEGTLLTHIDRTHANKKHKCPMCAEQFPSVEDVYCHLDSHRQPDSSNHSASPDPVLGSVASMSSATPDSSASLERGSTPDSTLKPGQSRRKLAPSSDHDDGSWSGKVTYSCPYCSKRDFNSLAVLEIHLKTIHADKPQQSHTCQLCLETLPTLYNLNEHVRKAHRSSGSSASNFPLLQFSNVSAFHCNYCPDMFADINSLQEHIRVSHCLSGGVVAGSTTLEGNHAFFCNQCSMGFLTESSLTEHIQQTHCSSGGGVTKMESPVLQPSQSFMEVYSCPYCTNSPIFGSLLKLTKHIKENHKNIPLANNKRKVKVADLSPASSDVEISSPKRHRVTGDSTPAVANGDYPCNQCDLRFTSFEGFQAHLKSHLELLLRRQSCPQCNKEDFDSQEALLQHLTIHYTTTSTQYVCESCDKQFSSVDDLQKHLLDMHTFVLYHCTLCQEVFDSKVSIQVHLAVKHSNEKKMYRCTACAWDFRKESDLQLHVKHSHLGHPTSTGATGKARKCIFCGETFGTEVELQCHITTHSKKYNCRLCGKAFHAIVLLERHLREKHCIFDGGNGNGNGGSQNGTPNGVTQSSKRSTAGSTAAAEQADLQNMLLKGGSQETANSHEASGGEEELDASEPMYACDICGAAYTMESLLQNHRLRDHNIRPGEDDAGSRKKKADFIKGNHKCNVCSRTFFSENGLREHAQTHRGPAKHYMCPICGERFPSLLTLTEHKVTHSKSLDTGTCRICKMPLQSEEEFIEHCQMHPDLRNSLTGFRCVVCMQTVTSTLELKIHGTFHMQKLSSSGVSGGGGGSASSSPNGQLQAHKLYKCALCLKDFKNKQELVKIDVNGLPYGLCASCMSRGTNGQSPTVVVTPQEGEKGTNGLRCPECAVKFETLEDLESHVQVDHPEMSPETSGAKKVTDASPVPKKKTYQCIKCQMTFETEREIQIHVANHMIGEPAQLQEEGINHECKLCNQMFDSPAKLLCHLIEHSFEGMGGTFKCPVCFTVFVQANKLQQHIFAVHGQEDKIYDCSQCPQKFFFQTELQNHTLSQHAQ